Proteins encoded in a region of the Marinococcus sp. PL1-022 genome:
- a CDS encoding DUF418 domain-containing protein, with the protein MAIPQGGAQGPRIDILDQIRGFALFAIFIVNIFGLALVNPANPTWLGTAIETTVAIVFEDSARPLFAMMFGISLVLIYSRLHTKGTNPYPTLIRRLVILFFVGGLHGFFVWAGDILLMYASAGLVLLTCLRLPANWLLGLAFLFWLGYSTGIDLLDGYTSFQMNPERWMKDALPTNQTYPTGVEYLLIEWSTMIDHFGYFFFGMYAYRSGIFSRALDDRDRKWRLAVLFLLVGLLGKAALYTGAASPLVAHLDDVYAFLVSLGLGLGLLLAGTSRKSISLFLTSFTAVGKLTFTHYLLQSVIFVSLFQESGRTFFNGMGIWDPPGYVFALFIGLVVFAAQLLASPLWLKYFYYGPLEWIWRIGTHMKWVPMIRRRS; encoded by the coding sequence ATGGCAATTCCCCAGGGCGGCGCTCAGGGCCCGCGCATCGACATACTTGATCAAATACGCGGCTTCGCCTTGTTTGCGATATTTATCGTTAATATCTTCGGCCTCGCGTTAGTGAACCCGGCCAATCCAACCTGGCTCGGCACCGCTATTGAAACAACCGTCGCCATCGTATTCGAGGACAGCGCCCGGCCGCTGTTTGCGATGATGTTTGGCATCAGTCTCGTGCTTATTTACAGCCGGCTGCATACAAAGGGCACAAATCCCTATCCGACCCTCATCCGGCGGCTTGTGATCCTGTTTTTCGTCGGGGGCCTTCACGGCTTCTTTGTATGGGCGGGCGACATTTTACTTATGTATGCCTCCGCGGGACTCGTGCTGCTCACGTGCCTACGGCTTCCAGCCAACTGGCTGCTCGGGCTTGCCTTCCTGTTCTGGCTCGGCTATTCCACCGGTATCGACCTGCTGGATGGCTATACCTCTTTTCAGATGAACCCGGAGCGGTGGATGAAGGATGCTCTGCCGACAAATCAAACATATCCGACCGGCGTGGAATACCTGCTGATTGAATGGTCGACGATGATCGATCATTTTGGTTATTTCTTTTTTGGGATGTACGCCTATCGCAGCGGCATCTTTTCAAGAGCCCTGGACGATCGCGACCGCAAATGGCGGCTCGCCGTCCTTTTTCTCCTTGTCGGACTTCTTGGAAAAGCCGCTCTGTATACCGGAGCCGCCAGCCCGCTGGTCGCTCATCTCGACGACGTGTATGCATTTCTGGTGAGCTTAGGGCTAGGCCTCGGGCTGCTTTTGGCTGGTACGAGCCGCAAAAGCATCAGCCTCTTTCTCACCTCATTTACCGCCGTCGGGAAATTGACCTTTACCCATTACCTGCTACAGTCGGTCATTTTCGTGAGCTTGTTTCAGGAAAGCGGACGGACGTTTTTTAACGGCATGGGCATCTGGGATCCCCCGGGCTACGTGTTCGCGCTATTTATCGGTCTGGTGGTGTTTGCCGCACAGCTGCTCGCCAGCCCGCTGTGGTTGAAATACTTTTACTACGGCCCGCTGGAGTGGATTTGGCGCATCGGGACGCACATGAAATGGGTGCCGATGATTCGCAGGCGGTCGTGA